A single genomic interval of Salvia miltiorrhiza cultivar Shanhuang (shh) unplaced genomic scaffold, IMPLAD_Smil_shh original_scaffold_468, whole genome shotgun sequence harbors:
- the LOC131004881 gene encoding protein NDL1-like isoform X1 produces MAELSVDSVCLDVETIYLGGKEHIVRTGSGSVSVIIYGDPDKPALITYPDLALNHVSCFQGLFFCPEAAALLLHNFCVYHISPPGHELGAAAISEGYPVPSVDDLADQILDVLNYFRLGAVMCMGVMAGAYILTLFAMKYRERVVGLILVSPLCKAPSWTEWLCNKVMSNLLYYYGMCGLLKECLLYRYFSKQEVRGNAEVPESDIVQACRRLLDERQGANVLRFLQAIDGRPDLTDGLRKLKCRTLIFVGDSSPFHSESLHMITKLDKRYSALVEVLDCGSIVTEEQPQAMLTSMEYFLMGYGLHMPSQYSGSPRSPLSPTCIAPELLSPESMGLKLKPIKTRVTSQRHH; encoded by the exons ATGGCTGAATTAAGCGTTGATTCCGTTTGCCTCGATGTGGAGACAATCTATCTCGGCGGGAAG GAGCATATTGTGCGAACAGGAAGTGGCTCAGTATCTGTTATTATTTACGGTGACCCAGACAAACCAGCTCTCATCACTTATCCAGATTTGGCTTTAAACC ATGTATCTTGTTTTCAAGGTTTATTTTTTTGTCCGGAAGCAGCAGCATTGCTCCTTCACAATTTCTGCGTTTACCATATCAGCCCTCCTGGGCATGAG TTGGGAGCTGCTGCAATTAGTGAAGGTTATCCTGTGCCTTCTGTTGATGATTTAGCAGATCAAATTCTTGATGTGCTCAACTATTTCAG ACTTGGTGCAGTCATGTGCATGGGAGTAATGGCTGGCGCTTACATCCTTACCTTGTTCGCC ATGAAATATAGGGAGCGGGTTGTTGGTTTGATACTTGTATCGCCTTTGTGCAAAGCACCATCGTGGACAGAATGGCTCTGTAATAAG GTGATGTCAAATTTGCTGTACTATTATGGTATGTGTGGTCTTCTGAAGGAATGCTTACTGTACCGTTATTTTAGCAAG CAGGAAGTTCGTGGCAATGCAGAAGTTCCAGAATCTGACATAGTTCAAGCATGTAGAAGA CTGCTGGATGAGAGGCAGGGCGCAAATGTACTTCGTTTTCTCCAAGCCATAGATGG GAGACCTGACCTAACTGATGGTTTGAGGAAATTGAAGTGCCGAACACTGATATTTGTCGGGGATAGTTCTCCTTTTCATTCAGAGTCTCTCCACATGATTACGAAACTGGACAAGAGATACAGTGCCTTAGTTGAG GTGCTTGATTGTGGATCAATTGTCACGGAGGAGCAGCCGCAAGCAATGTTGACATCGATGGAGTATTTCCTGATGGGTTATGGGCTGCACATGCCGAGTCAGTATAGTGGCAGCCCGAGGAGCCCGTTGAGCCCTACTTGTATCGCGCCAGAGCTCCTGTCTCCGGAGAGCATGGGATTGAAACTGAAACCGATCAAGACCCGCGTCACGTCACAAAGACACCATTAG
- the LOC131004881 gene encoding protein NDL1-like isoform X2, whose translation MAELSVDSVCLDVETIYLGGKEHIVRTGSGSVSVIIYGDPDKPALITYPDLALNHVSCFQGLFFCPEAAALLLHNFCVYHISPPGHELGAAAISEGYPVPSVDDLADQILDVLNYFRLGAVMCMGVMAGAYILTLFAMKYRERVVGLILVSPLCKAPSWTEWLCNKVMSNLLYYYGMCGLLKECLLYRYFSKEVRGNAEVPESDIVQACRRLLDERQGANVLRFLQAIDGRPDLTDGLRKLKCRTLIFVGDSSPFHSESLHMITKLDKRYSALVEVLDCGSIVTEEQPQAMLTSMEYFLMGYGLHMPSQYSGSPRSPLSPTCIAPELLSPESMGLKLKPIKTRVTSQRHH comes from the exons ATGGCTGAATTAAGCGTTGATTCCGTTTGCCTCGATGTGGAGACAATCTATCTCGGCGGGAAG GAGCATATTGTGCGAACAGGAAGTGGCTCAGTATCTGTTATTATTTACGGTGACCCAGACAAACCAGCTCTCATCACTTATCCAGATTTGGCTTTAAACC ATGTATCTTGTTTTCAAGGTTTATTTTTTTGTCCGGAAGCAGCAGCATTGCTCCTTCACAATTTCTGCGTTTACCATATCAGCCCTCCTGGGCATGAG TTGGGAGCTGCTGCAATTAGTGAAGGTTATCCTGTGCCTTCTGTTGATGATTTAGCAGATCAAATTCTTGATGTGCTCAACTATTTCAG ACTTGGTGCAGTCATGTGCATGGGAGTAATGGCTGGCGCTTACATCCTTACCTTGTTCGCC ATGAAATATAGGGAGCGGGTTGTTGGTTTGATACTTGTATCGCCTTTGTGCAAAGCACCATCGTGGACAGAATGGCTCTGTAATAAG GTGATGTCAAATTTGCTGTACTATTATGGTATGTGTGGTCTTCTGAAGGAATGCTTACTGTACCGTTATTTTAGCAAG GAAGTTCGTGGCAATGCAGAAGTTCCAGAATCTGACATAGTTCAAGCATGTAGAAGA CTGCTGGATGAGAGGCAGGGCGCAAATGTACTTCGTTTTCTCCAAGCCATAGATGG GAGACCTGACCTAACTGATGGTTTGAGGAAATTGAAGTGCCGAACACTGATATTTGTCGGGGATAGTTCTCCTTTTCATTCAGAGTCTCTCCACATGATTACGAAACTGGACAAGAGATACAGTGCCTTAGTTGAG GTGCTTGATTGTGGATCAATTGTCACGGAGGAGCAGCCGCAAGCAATGTTGACATCGATGGAGTATTTCCTGATGGGTTATGGGCTGCACATGCCGAGTCAGTATAGTGGCAGCCCGAGGAGCCCGTTGAGCCCTACTTGTATCGCGCCAGAGCTCCTGTCTCCGGAGAGCATGGGATTGAAACTGAAACCGATCAAGACCCGCGTCACGTCACAAAGACACCATTAG
- the LOC131004883 gene encoding thiamine phosphate phosphatase-like protein isoform X1, protein MAGKMVIIFDFDRTLIEDDSDRWVYTKMGLTQLFRDLRPTLPWNSLMDRLLEELHIRGKSVDDIADCLRGMPLHPRVVSVIKLAHALGCDLKVASDSNQFYIKTILEHYDIYSCFSEIITNPAVVDKGRLRIFPYHGSAAPHGCDLCPSNLCKGRVIEQTQVSLSESESRRLIYIGDGMNDFCPTLKLAAEDFVLPRKDFPLLSRIFKNTHLVKAKVCEWNDSEDLARILGNLIECMSNEDKISSSTTQL, encoded by the exons ATGGCCGGGAAAATGGTgattatatttgattttgataGAACGCTGATCGAAGACGACAGCGACAGATGGGTCTATACCAAGATGGGTCTCACCCAATTGTTCCGCGACCTGCGCCCCACATTACCTTGGAATTCTCTCATG GATAGGCTATTGGAGGAGCTGCACATTAGAGGAAAATCGGTAGATGATATTGCTGATTGTTTGAGAGGGATGCCGTTGCATCCTAGGGTTGTTTCAGTGATTAAGTTAGCTCATGCTCTCGG ATGTGACTTGAAGGTGGCAAGCGACTCAAATCAGTTTTACATCAAAACTATTTTGGAACATTATGATATATACAGCTGTTTCTCGGAGATCATCACGAATCCTGCTGTTGTAGACAAAGGAAGGCTGAGGATCTTTCCTTACCACGGTTCAGCTGCGCCACATGGCTGCGATCTCTGCCCATCCAACTTATGCAAG GGTCGTGTAATCGAGCAGACCCAGGTTTCTTTATCTGAAAGTGAAAGCAGAAGATTAATATACATTGGTGATGGGATGAATGACTTCTGTCCGACTCTGAAACTTGCTGCCGAAGACTTTGTTTTGCCAAGAAAGGACTTCCCTTTATTGAGCCGCATTTTTAAAAACACTCATCTTGTCAAAGCAAAGGTTTGTGAATGGAACGACAGCGAAGATCTGGCTAGGATCCTCGGAAACCTTATCGAGTGCATGTCCAATGAAGACAAGATAAGTTCTTCAACCACTCAACTCTAG
- the LOC131004883 gene encoding thiamine phosphate phosphatase-like protein isoform X2, translating into MGLYQDGSHPIVPRPAPHITLEFSHGLYINIHTYIPMLLEELHIRGKSVDDIADCLRGMPLHPRVVSVIKLAHALGCDLKVASDSNQFYIKTILEHYDIYSCFSEIITNPAVVDKGRLRIFPYHGSAAPHGCDLCPSNLCKGRVIEQTQVSLSESESRRLIYIGDGMNDFCPTLKLAAEDFVLPRKDFPLLSRIFKNTHLVKAKVCEWNDSEDLARILGNLIECMSNEDKISSSTTQL; encoded by the exons ATGGGTCTATACCAAGATGGGTCTCACCCAATTGTTCCGCGACCTGCGCCCCACATTACCTTGGAATTCTCTCATGGTCTCTATAttaatatacatacatatattccTAT GCTATTGGAGGAGCTGCACATTAGAGGAAAATCGGTAGATGATATTGCTGATTGTTTGAGAGGGATGCCGTTGCATCCTAGGGTTGTTTCAGTGATTAAGTTAGCTCATGCTCTCGG ATGTGACTTGAAGGTGGCAAGCGACTCAAATCAGTTTTACATCAAAACTATTTTGGAACATTATGATATATACAGCTGTTTCTCGGAGATCATCACGAATCCTGCTGTTGTAGACAAAGGAAGGCTGAGGATCTTTCCTTACCACGGTTCAGCTGCGCCACATGGCTGCGATCTCTGCCCATCCAACTTATGCAAG GGTCGTGTAATCGAGCAGACCCAGGTTTCTTTATCTGAAAGTGAAAGCAGAAGATTAATATACATTGGTGATGGGATGAATGACTTCTGTCCGACTCTGAAACTTGCTGCCGAAGACTTTGTTTTGCCAAGAAAGGACTTCCCTTTATTGAGCCGCATTTTTAAAAACACTCATCTTGTCAAAGCAAAGGTTTGTGAATGGAACGACAGCGAAGATCTGGCTAGGATCCTCGGAAACCTTATCGAGTGCATGTCCAATGAAGACAAGATAAGTTCTTCAACCACTCAACTCTAG